A portion of the Leptospira congkakensis genome contains these proteins:
- a CDS encoding diacylglycerol/lipid kinase family protein, with amino-acid sequence MKKMKVILNPVSGGGLSAKVWKRVEPELQKKGIPYEFEATTKEKAARDIANESVKQGFHWIVGIGGDGTFSNIINGLFENGKLINKNVIFSPIPAGRGNDFIKTVKVPKNPIKALEQILEGKEKIIDLIAVTYTKADKTKGNYLCLNLADVGMGGEVVYKVNKSRLASIIGGKGVFLLYSFLGLFTYTNKKITLTLSKFEKITNKCRLVVCANGEYAGGGMWFAPKAKLDDGKMDFLAIQDVTVMETLRKFGYLYRGKLSDDSKVISKQITELTAESEEDVFIDVDGENMGQLPAHFKVIPNALPIKC; translated from the coding sequence ATGAAAAAGATGAAAGTGATTCTAAATCCTGTATCCGGCGGAGGTCTTTCTGCAAAAGTTTGGAAACGGGTGGAACCGGAGTTACAAAAAAAAGGAATCCCTTATGAATTTGAAGCCACAACCAAAGAGAAAGCCGCTCGTGACATTGCCAATGAATCCGTAAAACAAGGGTTTCATTGGATTGTAGGGATTGGAGGTGATGGAACATTTTCTAATATCATCAATGGACTTTTCGAAAACGGGAAATTAATCAATAAAAATGTTATCTTTAGTCCGATTCCTGCAGGAAGAGGAAACGATTTTATTAAAACTGTTAAAGTCCCGAAAAATCCAATCAAAGCACTGGAACAAATTCTGGAAGGCAAAGAAAAAATCATTGATTTGATTGCAGTCACTTACACCAAAGCTGACAAAACAAAGGGTAATTATCTATGTTTGAATTTGGCAGATGTTGGAATGGGTGGTGAAGTTGTTTATAAAGTCAATAAATCAAGGCTTGCTTCCATCATAGGTGGGAAGGGGGTATTTTTATTATATTCGTTCCTTGGTTTATTTACATATACCAACAAAAAGATAACTCTTACACTATCTAAATTTGAAAAAATTACAAATAAATGTAGGCTCGTAGTTTGTGCTAACGGTGAGTATGCAGGTGGGGGGATGTGGTTTGCTCCCAAAGCAAAGTTAGACGATGGGAAAATGGATTTTCTTGCGATCCAAGACGTAACCGTAATGGAAACCCTTCGTAAGTTTGGATATTTGTATCGTGGAAAATTATCTGATGATTCTAAAGTCATCTCCAAACAAATCACAGAGTTAACGGCTGAGTCTGAAGAAGACGTTTTTATCGATGTGGATGGCGAAAATATGGGCCAACTACCTGCTCATTTCAAAGTAATCCCAAATGCTTTACCTATCAAATGTTAA
- a CDS encoding TetR/AcrR family transcriptional regulator, protein MGVSERKKREFAQRETDILNCAIELFRTKHPSLVKMDDIAKQLEIGRGTIYLHFKSKDDLMARIQYEDYLRLRTRLEKAFDEPSAIEMSRKAIRAYIDHCLGDRHMYVVARQCGVNLNINNVSEDMRKLLTDERTNRLTLLEKIYKQAKQENLINSRGTYPNVAVAWGMIRGAVEVILEGHFQNEIKSEKAYLETIEHVLFYGLFSGNKGET, encoded by the coding sequence ATGGGTGTTTCTGAAAGGAAAAAACGTGAATTCGCACAAAGGGAAACAGACATTCTCAACTGTGCGATAGAACTTTTTAGAACCAAACATCCATCACTTGTAAAGATGGATGATATCGCAAAACAATTGGAGATAGGGAGGGGAACGATCTATCTCCATTTCAAAAGTAAAGATGATTTAATGGCGCGAATTCAGTATGAAGATTATCTTCGTCTTCGTACTCGTTTGGAAAAAGCTTTTGATGAACCATCAGCCATTGAAATGTCTAGGAAAGCAATTAGAGCTTATATCGATCATTGTTTGGGCGATCGTCATATGTACGTCGTTGCTAGGCAATGTGGAGTTAACTTAAACATCAATAATGTTTCTGAAGACATGCGTAAACTTTTAACGGATGAAAGAACAAACCGCCTAACACTTTTAGAAAAAATCTATAAACAGGCAAAACAAGAAAACTTAATTAATTCTCGAGGAACTTATCCCAACGTCGCAGTGGCTTGGGGTATGATTCGCGGTGCTGTGGAAGTGATTCTGGAAGGGCATTTCCAAAATGAAATTAAAAGTGAAAAAGCCTATTTAGAAACAATTGAACATGTATTATTTTATGGGCTGTTTTCTGGAAATAAAGGAGAGACCTGA
- a CDS encoding FAD-binding oxidoreductase, translated as MQTRNIYKWGSPDVEEKLPEHTLKFLEAQFPVDKEFKTSFPKGELPLAALKKSKITPTTLTKLKQIVGKDNVSLDDVSRAKHSIGKFYTEIYKARFGEVTDVVDVVVSPKSEQEVIEIISLANAAKIPVIPFGAGSTVTKALQAPKGGISLDLSRLNRIIEFNAIDSTVTVEAGVYGPVLEKHLNERGYTCGHFPQSFEFSTVGGWIAAKGAGQASTGYGKMEDILLSLTAITPSGKFESKAYPAASIGPDLFRLFLGTEGSFGVITKATLKIRKFHPENSAKGSFIFKNFEKAVETMREVMQAGFGKPHFFRIQDPEETDISFHMSGLHGGKEDLFLRFIGYKPMERSLMHIIVDGDPDYAKSVLKKIKKIAKQNGGFSTGESPVNKWLHQRYSSAYLRDYLMDEGIRIDTLETAVSWSNLHTLWEKTRTYIKSHENTSCMVHISHAYENGANLYFIFLSPINGKNEIADFVKFHKGIIDSIHKHGGSLSHHHGIGRMLAPWMEGEVGKEGLRILSSLKKTFDPKGIMNPGGLLGLK; from the coding sequence ATGCAAACTCGAAATATTTATAAATGGGGATCTCCCGACGTAGAAGAAAAACTACCGGAACATACGTTAAAATTTTTAGAAGCCCAGTTCCCTGTAGATAAAGAGTTTAAAACTTCATTTCCAAAGGGAGAACTTCCTCTTGCCGCTTTAAAAAAATCAAAGATTACTCCAACCACTCTCACTAAACTAAAACAAATTGTTGGTAAAGACAATGTTTCGTTAGACGATGTTTCTCGTGCGAAACATTCGATAGGGAAATTTTATACAGAAATATACAAAGCTAGATTTGGTGAAGTCACAGATGTCGTTGATGTTGTTGTATCACCAAAGTCCGAACAGGAAGTAATTGAAATCATTTCTCTTGCCAATGCGGCAAAAATTCCTGTAATTCCTTTTGGTGCCGGTTCTACAGTCACCAAGGCTTTACAAGCTCCCAAAGGTGGGATATCTTTGGATTTATCTCGTTTGAATCGAATCATAGAATTCAATGCAATTGACTCTACTGTTACAGTGGAAGCAGGGGTGTATGGTCCGGTTTTAGAAAAACATTTGAATGAACGTGGTTATACTTGTGGCCACTTCCCACAGTCGTTTGAATTTTCTACCGTAGGTGGTTGGATTGCTGCCAAAGGTGCAGGTCAAGCTTCCACTGGGTATGGGAAAATGGAAGATATACTCCTTAGTTTAACAGCGATTACTCCCTCTGGAAAATTTGAATCAAAGGCTTATCCTGCAGCATCCATTGGTCCTGATTTATTCCGTTTGTTTTTAGGAACAGAAGGGAGTTTTGGCGTCATTACCAAAGCAACTTTAAAAATTCGTAAATTCCATCCTGAAAATTCTGCCAAAGGTTCCTTTATATTTAAGAACTTTGAAAAGGCTGTAGAAACGATGAGAGAGGTGATGCAAGCCGGATTTGGAAAACCACATTTCTTTCGTATCCAAGATCCAGAAGAAACAGATATCTCTTTCCATATGAGTGGTCTTCATGGTGGAAAAGAGGATTTGTTCTTAAGATTTATTGGTTACAAACCAATGGAAAGATCACTTATGCATATCATTGTGGATGGCGATCCGGATTATGCAAAATCAGTTTTGAAAAAGATCAAAAAAATCGCAAAACAGAATGGTGGATTTTCAACAGGGGAATCACCAGTGAACAAGTGGTTACACCAACGGTATTCCAGTGCTTACTTAAGAGATTATCTTATGGACGAAGGAATCCGAATTGATACCCTTGAGACAGCCGTTAGTTGGTCTAATTTACATACATTGTGGGAAAAAACAAGGACATATATCAAAAGTCATGAAAATACTTCTTGTATGGTTCATATATCCCATGCTTATGAAAACGGAGCCAATTTGTATTTTATCTTCTTAAGTCCCATCAATGGAAAAAATGAAATTGCCGATTTTGTGAAATTTCATAAAGGCATTATCGATAGCATTCATAAACATGGTGGTTCTTTATCCCATCATCATGGGATTGGAAGGATGCTTGCACCTTGGATGGAAGGGGAAGTTGGAAAAGAAGGACTAAGAATTCTTTCCTCTCTCAAAAAAACTTTCGATCCTAAAGGAATTATGAACCCAGGTGGATTGTTGGGACTTAAATAA
- a CDS encoding VanZ family protein, with amino-acid sequence MDKKPYPFLPFEDSLVGEKILLVWQESHHSEKNLKDHLLKALDLTEDQIIFTPNAMKQKLMVSYPTEIRSFIEKGEPGSITNLLLDIAKGKSELNPTPALDITFELMEWILTGFDLDDVLVETLSALFGTNLTTDFVDQVRAEYIKEFRG; translated from the coding sequence ATGGATAAAAAACCTTATCCTTTTTTGCCATTTGAAGATTCTCTCGTAGGAGAGAAAATTCTCCTAGTTTGGCAAGAAAGTCATCATTCAGAAAAAAATCTCAAAGATCATCTACTAAAAGCACTGGATCTTACTGAAGACCAAATCATCTTCACTCCTAATGCCATGAAACAAAAGTTAATGGTATCCTATCCTACTGAAATTCGTTCTTTCATAGAAAAAGGAGAACCCGGCAGTATCACCAACCTCTTGTTAGATATTGCAAAAGGTAAGTCAGAGTTAAATCCAACACCGGCATTAGATATTACCTTCGAACTAATGGAATGGATTCTAACGGGATTTGATTTGGATGATGTATTAGTAGAAACCTTATCCGCATTATTTGGAACCAATCTAACAACTGACTTTGTGGACCAAGTGAGAGCCGAATACATTAAAGAATTCCGCGGCTAA
- a CDS encoding HU family DNA-binding protein, with the protein MATTPTPMKKSEMLSELAEITGMTKKNVAAFLDSFVDLAYKETKKNGAFVIPGLGKLVKRNRPKRKGRNPATGEAIVIPAKTVVKFTLSKTCKDAVVPPKK; encoded by the coding sequence ATGGCAACAACTCCTACCCCAATGAAGAAGTCCGAAATGCTCAGCGAACTCGCTGAAATAACTGGTATGACCAAAAAGAACGTAGCTGCGTTCTTGGACTCCTTTGTTGATCTCGCTTACAAAGAAACTAAGAAAAACGGAGCATTCGTAATTCCAGGTTTAGGAAAACTTGTTAAACGCAATCGTCCAAAACGTAAAGGAAGAAACCCTGCAACTGGTGAAGCGATTGTCATTCCTGCTAAAACTGTTGTTAAGTTTACACTTTCTAAAACATGTAAAGATGCAGTTGTGCCTCCAAAAAAATAA
- a CDS encoding STAS domain-containing protein — protein sequence MPSTKYKKVVVVFKRTKYELDLETYGSIQAYKEVARQNPEVFERTFESHERQLQSREFLKSQVFPEADFVFRENFDPEGGNKYDLIVAHGGDNHFTYVAHMAGDTHLIGCNSDPDSSVGALLGFTAEELKKAVGNNFEQTRLESWSLLDTEIQYPNGTKLKTVPAICELSVRNSSPDLTSRFWISYQGKKEEQKCSGLLVYTGAGSTGWITSCFPKKFPPFSKHEPFFHVYSREIRVKSRETEFSLADFRALDQVEVISEMNGGLAVDSLTERHYPFPPYAKATIRLSPEKLFVIVPLKRGESMQDLPYEIEQKRINGTVIVQIKGRMESGPLDRITQTILDEMVGTDRKHLILDFSELRYISSLGIRMILDVKMNLQKRNKEMALVGVTSSILQVFHLLGLSNAFQFYSDREEALKSFEEPSKS from the coding sequence ATGCCTTCAACCAAGTATAAAAAGGTCGTAGTGGTCTTCAAACGTACCAAATACGAATTGGATTTGGAAACTTATGGCTCCATACAAGCCTACAAAGAAGTCGCACGTCAAAATCCAGAAGTCTTCGAAAGGACTTTTGAATCACATGAAAGGCAATTACAATCTCGAGAATTTCTAAAATCACAGGTATTTCCTGAAGCAGACTTTGTATTTCGAGAAAATTTTGATCCCGAAGGTGGGAACAAATACGATTTGATTGTGGCTCATGGTGGCGATAACCATTTCACTTATGTAGCCCATATGGCGGGGGACACTCACTTAATTGGATGTAATTCCGATCCTGATTCTTCTGTAGGAGCCTTACTTGGCTTTACTGCAGAAGAATTAAAAAAAGCAGTGGGAAATAACTTTGAACAAACTCGTTTGGAATCGTGGTCTCTACTTGATACAGAAATTCAATATCCCAACGGAACCAAACTCAAAACAGTTCCTGCCATTTGCGAACTTTCTGTCCGAAACAGTAGCCCAGACCTTACCTCTCGGTTTTGGATTTCTTACCAAGGGAAAAAAGAAGAACAAAAATGTTCAGGTCTCCTCGTTTACACAGGGGCTGGTTCCACAGGATGGATTACTTCCTGTTTTCCTAAAAAATTCCCACCTTTTTCAAAACATGAGCCGTTTTTCCATGTTTATTCTCGAGAAATTCGAGTGAAGTCCCGAGAAACAGAGTTTTCCTTGGCAGATTTCAGGGCTTTGGATCAAGTGGAAGTTATTTCTGAAATGAATGGTGGATTGGCAGTTGATTCTCTTACAGAGAGACATTATCCTTTTCCACCTTACGCCAAGGCGACAATTCGGTTATCGCCTGAGAAATTATTTGTAATTGTTCCGCTAAAGAGAGGGGAATCCATGCAAGACTTACCATACGAAATAGAGCAGAAACGCATTAATGGAACCGTAATCGTCCAAATCAAAGGTCGTATGGAATCGGGTCCACTGGATCGAATCACACAAACGATCTTAGATGAAATGGTCGGAACCGATAGAAAACATCTCATTTTGGATTTTTCAGAACTCCGATACATATCTAGTTTAGGAATCCGAATGATTTTGGATGTAAAAATGAACTTACAAAAAAGAAATAAAGAAATGGCTCTTGTCGGAGTGACTAGTTCGATTCTCCAAGTATTTCATTTGTTAGGTCTTTCCAATGCTTTCCAATTTTATAGCGATCGTGAAGAAGCGTTAAAATCGTTTGAGGAGCCATCTAAGTCCTAG
- a CDS encoding HDOD domain-containing protein, translating into MSIPPLITFQEDFLSGKLISKEYVHFSEIDCPELDVWIGRVVRSISLEFLHEILFTILSELLVNGCKANGKRVFFQEQGLNLWDEKDYVKGIPRYKDEFGHNRKRVFLALDDSPYKITLSTIFKEEYIEFRVRNNAKILPEEKNRILKRVQASAKYKNINDAYRESIDNEESSGLGIVLIHILLRNSGISNQFFQLLTTEEYTEVIIRIPKQLIPKENQINIKNLLIREVNSLPPLPPQIQKLITIANKKDVDWHEISAHVEKDPAITAEILKIANSPLFGAHTPIILVLEGLKRIGLKNLESIFLTLGSKKILNVRYAKQVLVWTHSFKTSMYARFLIEDSKKHLKLLEPAIICGLLHDLGRMVLLSLDLSQINQIRVLRSDDSNEISEWVEEYTLGTTHSEIGYLMSEKWKFPEEILDVIRYHHKPWQCKTRNNILCQIIYLADILANIGRGKGNYFTVEPEVLEYFEIKSEKEFRDMQDRFKLKFEEHREEYQNLLI; encoded by the coding sequence ATGTCGATTCCGCCACTCATCACCTTCCAGGAGGACTTTCTTTCCGGAAAACTAATTTCTAAAGAATATGTCCACTTTTCGGAAATCGACTGCCCGGAACTGGACGTATGGATTGGAAGAGTGGTTCGTAGCATTTCCTTAGAATTTCTCCATGAAATTCTTTTCACCATTCTCAGCGAATTACTGGTAAACGGATGTAAGGCTAATGGCAAACGGGTTTTCTTCCAAGAACAAGGATTGAATCTCTGGGACGAAAAGGACTATGTAAAAGGAATTCCTCGGTATAAGGACGAATTTGGTCACAACCGCAAACGGGTTTTTTTGGCCCTTGATGACTCCCCATATAAAATTACTTTAAGCACAATTTTCAAAGAAGAATATATAGAATTTAGAGTTAGAAATAACGCCAAAATTCTCCCTGAAGAAAAAAATAGAATTCTAAAAAGAGTACAAGCATCTGCAAAGTATAAAAACATAAACGATGCTTATCGAGAATCAATCGATAACGAAGAAAGCTCTGGACTAGGGATCGTACTCATTCATATCCTACTTCGAAATTCTGGAATTTCCAACCAGTTCTTTCAACTTTTAACCACAGAGGAATACACTGAAGTCATTATCAGAATTCCCAAACAACTCATTCCAAAAGAAAACCAAATCAATATCAAAAATCTATTGATCCGCGAAGTCAATAGTCTTCCCCCTCTTCCCCCTCAAATTCAAAAGTTAATCACCATCGCAAACAAAAAGGACGTCGATTGGCATGAGATCTCTGCTCATGTGGAAAAAGATCCAGCAATTACAGCAGAAATTCTTAAAATTGCAAACTCACCTCTATTTGGAGCACACACACCTATTATCTTAGTTTTGGAAGGTTTAAAGAGGATAGGACTCAAAAACCTCGAATCCATTTTTTTAACATTAGGATCCAAAAAAATCCTTAATGTTCGATACGCAAAACAAGTGTTAGTCTGGACACACTCATTCAAAACATCGATGTATGCTCGGTTTCTCATTGAAGATAGTAAAAAACATTTAAAACTATTAGAACCTGCAATCATTTGCGGATTACTTCATGATTTAGGAAGAATGGTTCTTCTTTCGCTTGACCTAAGCCAAATCAATCAGATTAGAGTTCTTCGAAGTGATGATAGTAACGAAATTTCAGAATGGGTAGAAGAATACACACTTGGAACCACTCATTCTGAAATCGGATATTTGATGTCAGAAAAGTGGAAATTCCCTGAAGAAATTTTAGATGTGATCCGTTACCACCACAAACCTTGGCAATGCAAAACAAGAAACAATATCCTCTGTCAGATCATCTATTTGGCTGACATTTTGGCCAATATTGGTCGTGGGAAAGGAAATTATTTTACCGTAGAGCCTGAAGTGTTGGAATATTTTGAAATCAAATCAGAAAAAGAATTTCGCGATATGCAAGACAGGTTTAAACTCAAATTTGAGGAACATAGAGAAGAATACCAAAATCTCTTAATTTAA
- a CDS encoding Crp/Fnr family transcriptional regulator: MSKLNIPPNQRIFKEGELNNAMYIILQGNVEIFFTVNNSQTRLALMKPGDFFGEMALFSSNPRSATARTITNCEVAVIESKQQLENFLVKNPKFAAKMVSIMADRLARTNELLISSMEKSVAKKIEFSNDVGKEHQIGISDVQDVE; the protein is encoded by the coding sequence ATGAGCAAACTCAACATTCCGCCAAATCAGAGGATCTTCAAAGAAGGGGAACTGAATAATGCGATGTACATCATCCTCCAAGGGAACGTTGAGATTTTTTTCACTGTGAATAATAGTCAAACGCGACTAGCACTGATGAAACCTGGAGATTTTTTTGGTGAGATGGCTTTGTTCAGTTCTAATCCAAGAAGTGCGACAGCAAGAACGATAACAAATTGTGAAGTGGCTGTGATTGAAAGTAAACAACAGTTAGAAAACTTTCTTGTTAAGAATCCGAAGTTTGCTGCTAAGATGGTTTCAATTATGGCAGATAGGTTAGCTCGTACTAACGAACTGCTTATTAGTAGTATGGAAAAATCTGTGGCGAAGAAAATCGAATTTAGTAATGACGTTGGAAAAGAACACCAAATTGGAATCAGTGATGTTCAGGATGTGGAATGA
- a CDS encoding acyltransferase has product MEWELLGIILAGLGGLYLWAFKIPYSLPHPRVTNKGRENRFDILRGFAMIGIVLIHIHSYFQFFHPADHSVIRTTLFLSNLSRFSVPLFILTSAIFLRKKEGYWITKLKNLILPYSLASIVGYFIKYNDYSLLEFFQFYFLGKVFAPFYFVPLLIQFYIIFYLFDKVLLNEKISKYLLLVAFLINLASNLGIFDSILPKGYHAISILNYIFFFQLGIQIGLSKEEEKKQQNADVKLALGIFSFIFLFLIILFSGGYFIDFKNHHLVYPIFFLFAVWEILPKLNHKVSEWISFVGNNSLFIFLLHPFVIHMMHSFDPYLFGGPILGYIVTLILNVGLPIGVAIIIQKGKFLYQSHRFGEHQ; this is encoded by the coding sequence ATGGAATGGGAATTACTAGGGATCATACTAGCAGGCCTTGGAGGTTTGTATCTTTGGGCATTTAAAATCCCCTACTCTCTTCCACACCCTCGAGTCACAAACAAAGGAAGGGAAAATAGGTTCGATATACTTCGTGGATTTGCCATGATTGGGATAGTTCTCATTCACATTCACTCATACTTTCAATTCTTCCACCCCGCAGACCATTCTGTGATTCGAACTACCTTATTTCTTTCTAATTTATCTAGGTTTTCTGTTCCGTTATTTATACTAACTTCTGCGATTTTCTTAAGAAAAAAAGAAGGGTATTGGATTACCAAATTAAAAAACCTCATTCTTCCTTATAGTTTGGCATCAATCGTTGGATATTTCATAAAATATAACGATTATTCCTTATTAGAATTTTTCCAATTTTACTTTTTAGGAAAGGTATTTGCACCTTTTTACTTTGTCCCACTATTAATTCAGTTTTATATTATCTTTTATCTATTTGATAAAGTTCTTCTAAATGAAAAAATTTCAAAATATTTACTTCTTGTCGCATTCTTAATCAATTTGGCATCAAACTTAGGAATTTTTGATTCCATTCTTCCCAAAGGATACCATGCAATTTCAATTCTGAATTATATTTTTTTCTTTCAGTTAGGTATTCAAATTGGTCTTTCAAAAGAAGAAGAAAAAAAACAACAAAATGCAGATGTAAAGTTAGCTCTCGGGATTTTCTCTTTCATTTTTCTATTTCTGATCATTTTGTTCAGCGGAGGTTATTTTATCGATTTCAAAAACCACCACTTAGTTTATCCCATTTTTTTCTTATTCGCCGTTTGGGAAATTCTTCCTAAATTGAATCACAAAGTATCTGAATGGATCAGTTTTGTTGGAAATAATAGTCTATTCATTTTCCTTCTACATCCTTTTGTGATCCATATGATGCATAGTTTTGACCCATATCTATTCGGAGGTCCGATATTAGGATATATTGTGACTTTAATTTTGAATGTAGGTCTACCAATTGGTGTCGCAATTATAATCCAAAAGGGTAAGTTTTTATATCAATCACACCGCTTTGGCGAACACCAGTAA
- a CDS encoding NADPH-dependent FMN reductase, with protein MKICLVAGSHRKNSQSLKVAKFLAKILETKGIEVILFDLGGNPLPLWEPTMWEKDSEIKKFWLEYSAGFASADGYIFLSPEYAGMASPALKNFFLYLTGGDISHKPGLIITVSSGMGGSYPNAELRMSSYKNTRIVYLPDHVIVRHVESVLNSETPEGKDDEYIRARLGYVINVLVEYAKALTGVRQSGVIDIKTYPFGL; from the coding sequence ATGAAAATTTGTTTGGTTGCAGGTAGTCACAGAAAAAATTCCCAGTCTCTGAAAGTTGCAAAATTTTTAGCAAAAATATTAGAAACAAAAGGTATCGAAGTTATATTATTTGATTTGGGTGGAAATCCTCTGCCACTTTGGGAACCAACAATGTGGGAGAAAGATTCTGAAATTAAAAAGTTTTGGTTAGAATATAGCGCGGGATTTGCTAGTGCAGATGGTTATATTTTTCTTTCTCCAGAGTATGCTGGGATGGCAAGTCCTGCGTTAAAGAATTTTTTTCTTTATTTAACAGGTGGAGATATTTCTCATAAACCCGGACTGATTATTACTGTTTCCAGTGGGATGGGCGGAAGTTACCCAAATGCAGAACTCCGCATGTCCAGTTACAAAAATACTAGAATTGTGTATCTTCCTGATCATGTGATTGTTCGCCATGTAGAATCAGTTTTAAATTCAGAAACACCCGAAGGTAAGGATGACGAATACATTCGGGCTAGATTAGGTTATGTAATTAATGTTTTAGTTGAATATGCAAAGGCTCTTACTGGTGTTCGCCAAAGCGGTGTGATTGATATAAAAACTTACCCTTTTGGATTATAA